The genomic stretch GACGTTTTGACCGTCAAATTTTAGTTGGACGCCCAGATGTCAAAGGTCGTGAAGCGGTTCTTGAAGTACATGCTCGCAATAAGCCTTTAGGCGAAGATGTAAATTTAAAAACGATTGCTACTCGTACACCTGGATTTTCGGGTGCCGACTTAGAGAATTTATTGAACGAAGCTGCTTTAGTTGCTGCTCGTACTGATAAGAAGATCATTGATATGAACGATATTGAAGAGGCAATTGACCGTGTTATTGCTGGACCTGCTAAGAAGAGCAGAGTTATTTCTGAAAAAGAGAAAAATATTGTTGCTTATCATGAAGCCGGTCATACAGTCGTTGGAGTTAGACTAGAAAGTGCTGATATGGTCCATAAAGTAACCATTGTCCCACGTGGTCAAGCTGGTGGTTATGCAGTAATGCTTCCAAAAGAAGATCGTTACTTTATGACGAAACCAGAGCTGTTAGATAAGATTGTCGGCTTACTTGGTGGTCGAGTTGCCGAAGAAATTATTTTTGGTGAAGTAAGTACAGGTGCCCATAACGACTTCCAACGTGCAACAGGAATTGCTCGTAAAATGGTCACGGAGTACGGAATGAGTGATAAGCTTGGCCCAATGCAATTTGGTACAGGTCAAGGTGGCAATGTATTCCTTGGGCGTGATATTAATAATGAGCAAAACTATAGTGATGCAATTGCATATGAAATTGACCAAGAAATGCAACGCATTATTAAAGAGAGCTATGAGCGTTGTCGAACCATCTTACTTGATAACAAAGATAAGCTTGAATTGATTGCAAAAACGCTTCTTGAAATAGAGACATTAGATGCTGAGCAAATTAAATCGTTAATGGCGGATGGTAAGCTTCCAGAAGGGCATCATTCCAATAACGTAAATAAGACAACTGAAGGCGATGTTAAAGTGAATATTAATACAAAGAAAGAAGAAACAAAGCCTACAGATGCTCCAGTTGAAAATGACGAAGAAGCACTTCTTCCTGAAAAGAAGGATGAAACCAAGAACGAAGATAATAAGTAATGTTAAAAGGGTGTCTTTTATAGACACCTTTTTTTACTAGCTCTTTTCGTAAACATTGTGGCTTTTTACGCTAAAATAATCGAAAAAAATACCCTAGATGAAGATATCAGCCAACAAATCAAGTAAGAAAAGAGCAATACTTACTAAATTAGTGATCAATCCTTAGTATTTTGTGTAAAAATCCGGCTTTTGGGATTTTTACGAAAGCAACAAACTTTTCGAAAACAGCACTTTAATAAGTTAAAAATACAAATTTGTTCATTTTTCGCTCATAAGTATTTATACTGAAGAGGGATAAAAATTCAATAACCTAAGTAGGTGACATTAATGATCTTTGTTTTAGATGTAGGAAATACAAACATTGTATTAGGTGTTTATGAAGGAGAAAAACTTAAGTACCATTGGAGAATAGGGACTG from Anaerobacillus alkaliphilus encodes the following:
- the ftsH gene encoding ATP-dependent zinc metalloprotease FtsH translates to MNRIFRNTVFYLLIFLVIVGIVSFFNGPPADTRDMTYGEFHTHLVRGEVGESSIQPVRDVYVIRGELKTAGAEAFVVNVPRSDIALDAILDAAERGDTELTVLPAEQTSGWVTFFTSIIPFVIIFILFFFLLSQAQGGGSRVMNFGKSKAKLYDDKKKAKFKDVAGADEEKQELVEVVEFLKDPRRFSAIGARIPKGVLLVGPPGTGKTLLARAVAGEAGVPFFSISGSDFVEMFVGVGASRVRDLFENAKKNAPCIIFIDEIDAVGRQRGAGLGGGHDEREQTLNQLLVEMDGFGVNEGIIIIAATNRADILDPALLRPGRFDRQILVGRPDVKGREAVLEVHARNKPLGEDVNLKTIATRTPGFSGADLENLLNEAALVAARTDKKIIDMNDIEEAIDRVIAGPAKKSRVISEKEKNIVAYHEAGHTVVGVRLESADMVHKVTIVPRGQAGGYAVMLPKEDRYFMTKPELLDKIVGLLGGRVAEEIIFGEVSTGAHNDFQRATGIARKMVTEYGMSDKLGPMQFGTGQGGNVFLGRDINNEQNYSDAIAYEIDQEMQRIIKESYERCRTILLDNKDKLELIAKTLLEIETLDAEQIKSLMADGKLPEGHHSNNVNKTTEGDVKVNINTKKEETKPTDAPVENDEEALLPEKKDETKNEDNK